Proteins co-encoded in one Anabaena sphaerica FACHB-251 genomic window:
- the alaS gene encoding alanine--tRNA ligase, with protein sequence MSSTPQYLSGNDIRALFLDFYTQRGHQPLPSASLVPEDPTVLLTIAGMLPFKPIFLGQRTPEFKRATTSQKCIRTNDIENVGRTKRHHTFFEMLGNFSFGDYFKEQAIAWGWELSTQVFGFSPQNLVVSVFEEDDETVAIWRDQIGVNEKRIKRMGADDNFWVSGPTGPCGPCSEIYYDFHPELGDDHIDLEDDTRFIEFYNLVFMQYNRDTSGNLTPLQNKNIDTGMGLERMAQILQKVPNNYETDLIFPIIETAAKIAKIDYHQSDENTKVSLKVIGDHVRSVVHMIADEIRASNVGRGYVLRRLIRRVVRHGRLIGISGEFINQVAETAISLSESIYPNLRQREVAIKAELQREEVNFLKTLDRGEKLLAEIIQEVKQKGLTSISGESAFTLYDTYGFPLELTQEVAEEHHLTVDVDGFNAEMQKQVERAKAAHETIDLTVQGSLDKLAEHIHSTQFIGYNQLATTAKIEVLLVGGVSQEAAEAGTEVQIVLDKTPFYAESGGQIGDKGYISGDGILVRIEDVKKESDFFVHFGKIERGTLRIGDNITAQIDTGCRRRAQANHTATHLLQAALKKVVDEGISQAGSLVSFDRLRFDFNCPRALTADEFQQIEELVNSWISEAHSAKIEVLPIAEAKAKGAVAMFGEKYGDEVRVIDFPGVSMELCGGTHVNNTAEIGVFKIISEAGVSSGVRRIEAVSGAAVLDYLNVRDKVVKDLSDRFKVKPEEIPDRITTLQTELRNNEKEIQTLKSQLAIVKSDSLLQTAETVGEHKIIVSQLEDVDAESLKSAAERLLQKIGNGAVVLGSIPEEGKVSIVAAFSSEVNKKGIQAGKFVGNVAKICGGGGGGKPNLAQAGGRDASKLPQALETAKNDLLAALT encoded by the coding sequence ATGTCTTCAACTCCCCAGTATCTTAGCGGTAACGATATTCGCGCTTTATTCCTCGACTTCTACACCCAACGGGGACACCAACCGCTTCCGAGTGCTTCCCTTGTACCGGAAGATCCCACGGTGCTGCTAACTATTGCAGGGATGTTACCATTTAAACCGATTTTTCTGGGACAGCGCACACCGGAATTTAAACGCGCTACCACTTCTCAAAAGTGTATTCGTACCAATGATATCGAAAATGTAGGCAGAACAAAACGCCATCATACATTTTTTGAGATGTTAGGTAATTTTAGCTTTGGTGATTATTTTAAAGAACAAGCGATCGCTTGGGGTTGGGAATTATCTACTCAAGTTTTTGGTTTCTCTCCTCAAAATTTAGTCGTCAGTGTATTTGAAGAAGACGACGAAACTGTTGCAATTTGGCGCGATCAAATTGGTGTCAATGAAAAACGCATTAAGCGCATGGGTGCGGATGATAATTTCTGGGTTTCTGGCCCCACTGGTCCCTGTGGTCCTTGTTCAGAAATTTATTATGATTTTCATCCAGAATTAGGAGATGATCATATTGATTTAGAAGATGATACCCGATTTATCGAGTTTTATAACTTGGTATTTATGCAATATAATCGGGATACTTCAGGAAATTTAACGCCGTTGCAAAATAAGAATATTGACACGGGAATGGGTTTAGAGAGAATGGCGCAAATTCTCCAAAAAGTTCCCAATAATTATGAAACAGATTTGATTTTCCCGATTATTGAAACTGCGGCAAAAATTGCGAAAATTGATTATCATCAAAGTGATGAAAATACCAAAGTTTCTTTAAAAGTAATTGGTGATCATGTCCGTTCCGTTGTTCACATGATCGCTGATGAAATTCGCGCTTCTAATGTTGGGAGAGGTTACGTTTTACGGCGTTTAATTCGTCGCGTTGTCAGACATGGAAGATTAATTGGTATTTCTGGGGAATTTATTAACCAAGTTGCAGAAACCGCAATTTCTCTTTCTGAATCAATTTACCCGAATTTGCGACAAAGAGAAGTTGCAATTAAAGCAGAATTACAAAGAGAAGAAGTTAATTTCTTGAAAACCTTAGATAGAGGTGAAAAGCTGTTAGCAGAAATTATCCAAGAGGTAAAACAAAAAGGTTTAACTTCTATTAGTGGTGAAAGTGCTTTTACCTTATATGATACCTACGGTTTCCCATTGGAATTAACTCAAGAAGTTGCAGAAGAACATCATTTAACTGTTGATGTTGATGGTTTCAATGCAGAAATGCAAAAACAGGTAGAACGTGCAAAAGCTGCACATGAAACAATTGATTTAACTGTACAAGGTTCTTTAGATAAACTTGCAGAACATATCCATTCTACACAATTCATTGGTTATAACCAATTAGCAACAACCGCGAAAATCGAAGTTTTGTTAGTTGGTGGTGTTTCTCAAGAAGCAGCAGAAGCAGGAACAGAAGTACAAATTGTTTTAGATAAAACCCCATTTTATGCAGAATCTGGTGGACAAATTGGAGATAAGGGATATATTTCCGGTGATGGAATTTTAGTCAGAATTGAAGATGTCAAAAAAGAATCTGATTTCTTTGTTCACTTCGGTAAAATTGAACGTGGTACACTGAGAATAGGTGACAATATCACCGCACAAATTGACACTGGTTGTCGTCGTCGCGCTCAAGCTAATCATACAGCAACTCATTTATTACAAGCTGCATTAAAGAAAGTCGTTGATGAGGGAATTTCTCAAGCTGGATCTTTAGTTTCTTTTGATAGATTGCGGTTTGATTTTAACTGTCCTCGTGCTTTAACTGCGGATGAATTTCAACAAATTGAAGAATTAGTAAATAGTTGGATTTCCGAAGCGCATTCTGCAAAAATCGAAGTGTTACCTATAGCAGAAGCAAAAGCTAAAGGTGCAGTTGCAATGTTTGGGGAAAAATACGGTGATGAAGTGCGAGTAATTGATTTCCCTGGTGTTTCGATGGAATTATGCGGGGGAACTCATGTTAATAATACTGCGGAAATTGGCGTTTTCAAAATCATTTCGGAAGCGGGAGTTTCTTCAGGAGTGAGAAGAATAGAAGCGGTGTCTGGTGCTGCGGTATTGGATTATTTGAATGTGCGTGATAAAGTGGTCAAAGATTTGAGCGATCGCTTTAAAGTCAAACCAGAAGAAATACCAGACAGAATTACAACTTTACAAACCGAACTCCGCAACAACGAAAAAGAAATTCAAACCCTAAAATCACAATTAGCAATAGTTAAATCTGACAGTTTATTACAAACTGCGGAAACAGTGGGAGAACATAAAATTATTGTTTCTCAACTGGAAGATGTGGACGCAGAATCATTAAAATCTGCTGCGGAAAGATTATTGCAAAAAATCGGTAACGGTGCTGTGGTTTTAGGTTCTATTCCTGAAGAGGGAAAGGTAAGTATCGTTGCAGCTTTTAGTTCTGAAGTGAATAAAAAAGGAATTCAAGCAGGAAAATTTGTTGGTAATGTAGCGAAAATTTGCGGTGGTGGTGGTGGTGGAAAACCCAACCTCGCGCAAGCTGGGGGAAGGGATGCAAGTAAGTTACCGCAAGCTTTGGAAACTGCGAAAAATGATTTGTTAGCAGCGTTGACATAG
- a CDS encoding type II toxin-antitoxin system PemK/MazF family toxin codes for MAEFIKGDIVIVPFPFSDLTQTKRRPALVIATLQGNDLILCQITSQSVSDMYAIGLDNSDFNSGGLSQPSNIRPNRLFTADKQIILYKAGQIKSEKLTEVINKILEILQ; via the coding sequence ATGGCAGAATTTATAAAAGGTGATATTGTTATTGTTCCCTTCCCATTTTCAGACTTAACTCAAACAAAACGTAGACCAGCTTTAGTTATAGCTACACTTCAGGGAAATGACCTGATTCTTTGCCAAATTACCAGTCAATCTGTTAGTGATATGTATGCTATTGGACTAGATAATAGTGATTTTAACTCAGGTGGGTTAAGTCAGCCAAGCAATATCAGACCAAATCGGCTTTTTACTGCTGATAAGCAAATTATCCTATATAAAGCAGGTCAAATTAAAAGTGAAAAATTAACAGAAGTGATTAACAAAATCTTGGAAATTCTACAGTAG
- a CDS encoding DUF2281 domain-containing protein, which translates to MTIKEQITQELEKLPEPVLQEVLDFVQFLQTKHQQNNMLEITLMSESSLQKDWLKPEEDAAWQNL; encoded by the coding sequence ATGACAATTAAAGAACAAATTACGCAAGAATTGGAAAAATTACCTGAACCTGTGTTACAAGAGGTTTTAGATTTTGTGCAGTTTTTACAAACCAAACACCAGCAAAACAATATGCTAGAAATCACTCTTATGAGTGAATCATCGCTGCAAAAAGATTGGTTAAAACCAGAGGAAGATGCAGCATGGCAGAATTTATAA
- a CDS encoding type II toxin-antitoxin system HicB family antitoxin has protein sequence MENQMIEYAVIYERGETNWGAYVPDLPGCVSIGDTLAEVQENIKEAIELYLEILKEDEKPIPEPSRKVGQVSVNI, from the coding sequence ATGGAAAATCAAATGATTGAATATGCAGTTATTTACGAACGTGGTGAGACAAATTGGGGTGCTTATGTTCCTGATTTACCCGGTTGTGTCAGCATTGGGGATACTTTAGCAGAAGTACAGGAAAATATTAAAGAAGCTATAGAATTGTATTTGGAAATATTGAAAGAAGATGAAAAACCTATACCAGAACCTTCTAGAAAAGTTGGTCAAGTTTCTGTGAATATCTAG
- a CDS encoding Uma2 family endonuclease, translated as MTLAQETRYYSPEEYLELEVNSEIRHEYINGLIIPMTGGTPNHNQLAGNFYAELNFALKRQPYQVFVTDQRLWIPDKKIHTYPDVMVVKNPLIYEERRKDTLVNPVMIAEVLSKSTSSKDRDEKFSAYRTITTLQEYILIDQYTMHVEQYFRTDNNKWIFSEFTDENDSLNLASIPCQILLADIYDKVDFNAEE; from the coding sequence ATGACTCTTGCACAAGAAACACGCTACTATTCACCTGAAGAATACCTAGAATTAGAGGTAAACTCAGAAATACGTCATGAATATATCAATGGATTAATTATACCAATGACAGGCGGAACACCAAATCATAACCAACTCGCTGGCAATTTTTATGCAGAACTAAATTTTGCTCTCAAACGTCAACCTTATCAAGTTTTCGTTACAGATCAACGTCTTTGGATTCCTGACAAAAAAATTCACACCTATCCTGATGTTATGGTTGTAAAAAATCCCTTAATTTATGAAGAAAGAAGAAAAGACACTTTAGTAAATCCTGTAATGATTGCAGAAGTTTTATCCAAGTCTACCAGCAGCAAAGATAGAGATGAAAAATTTTCAGCTTATCGCACAATTACCACATTACAAGAATATATTTTAATTGATCAATATACAATGCACGTTGAACAATATTTTAGAACTGATAATAATAAATGGATATTTTCTGAATTTACAGATGAGAACGATAGCTTAAATTTAGCATCTATTCCCTGCCAAATATTATTAGCAGATATTTATGATAAAGTAGATTTTAACGCAGAAGAATAA
- a CDS encoding VanZ family protein, with protein sequence MTTHQRWVFAFWVYLGILLSIFISAYLRIMPTELAIFAHYDTIMHFLLLGIAAYLSHQALKKRKLQIFNIPLPLAPSIVFVFCIFDEIIQSFVPYRSADIMDFAADVLGIIVFTWLAEKFPKPTKQHE encoded by the coding sequence ATGACAACTCATCAACGTTGGGTTTTTGCCTTTTGGGTTTATTTGGGAATTTTACTTTCTATCTTTATCTCAGCTTATCTGAGAATTATGCCCACAGAACTAGCAATATTTGCCCACTATGATACAATTATGCACTTTCTTTTACTAGGAATTGCAGCTTATCTCAGTCATCAAGCATTAAAAAAACGTAAGTTGCAAATATTCAATATTCCTCTACCACTTGCACCATCAATAGTTTTTGTATTTTGTATATTTGATGAAATAATTCAATCTTTCGTACCTTATCGCAGTGCTGATATTATGGATTTTGCTGCCGATGTATTGGGTATTATTGTATTTACTTGGTTAGCCGAAAAATTCCCCAAACCAACAAAACAACATGAATAA
- a CDS encoding class I SAM-dependent methyltransferase — MNNINLWTSSEHALSYLGKADKIPHRTEGEAVLLSQVPKTVKRILDLGTGDGRLLALLKIDRPQMQSVAIDFSPTMLEAVKTRFAEDKTVEIITHNLDEPLPDVGLFDAIVSSFAIHHLSHKRKLSLYTEVFKNLNPGGIFCNLEHVASPTPALHEKFLKEIGTLPENDDPSNKLLDVETQLQWLIKIGFIDVDCYWKWLELALLIGVKDKIPDPRLLR, encoded by the coding sequence ATGAATAATATCAATCTTTGGACATCATCAGAACACGCTTTAAGCTATTTAGGAAAAGCAGATAAAATACCGCACCGCACGGAAGGGGAAGCGGTTTTATTATCTCAAGTTCCCAAAACTGTTAAACGCATTCTCGACTTAGGAACAGGGGATGGTCGCTTACTCGCACTATTAAAAATAGACCGTCCCCAAATGCAAAGCGTCGCTATTGATTTTTCTCCTACGATGTTAGAAGCGGTAAAAACGCGCTTTGCTGAAGATAAAACAGTGGAAATTATCACCCATAATTTAGATGAACCTTTACCAGATGTAGGTTTATTTGATGCTATTGTCTCTAGTTTTGCTATTCATCATCTCAGTCATAAACGGAAACTTTCTTTATATACAGAAGTTTTTAAAAACTTAAATCCTGGGGGTATTTTCTGCAATTTAGAACACGTTGCATCACCTACACCAGCATTGCATGAAAAGTTTTTAAAAGAAATTGGTACATTACCAGAAAATGATGACCCATCTAATAAATTGTTAGATGTAGAAACCCAACTGCAATGGTTAATAAAAATCGGTTTTATTGATGTAGATTGTTATTGGAAATGGTTGGAATTAGCATTGTTGATAGGAGTTAAGGATAAAATTCCAGATCCCCGACTTCTAAGATAA
- a CDS encoding lipid-A-disaccharide synthase, whose product MIDILILSNGPGEVTTWVRPVVKALREQLGNDISQVRISVILSPCPHASGKEASIASSYPEVDRVQAPERFWQFLLTGKTAENWEWRKKGVVVFLGGDQIFPVIIGKKLGYKTVVYAEWEARWHNFIDNFGVMKAQVIKNVSPKYSHKFTVVGDLMLEAAGEQGSRGAGEQGSRGEELIGMLPGSKAAKLTQGVPLTLAIAEYIHTKRPEIKFFIPVAPTLDLATLADFANPENNKFTKVFGCQGASLIDNVLKTSTGLTVELRQENPAYHLLSQCALCLTTVGANTAELGALGVPMIVLLPTQQLDAMRSWDGLPGLLANLPGVGSSFAKLINWWAFKNKGLLAWPNIWAQAEIVPELVGKLQPQAVGEMVLDLLENPEKLAVMKDKLRSARGEGGAAQKLANLVQKEIETL is encoded by the coding sequence ATGATAGATATTCTCATTCTTTCCAATGGACCAGGGGAAGTTACAACTTGGGTGCGTCCGGTAGTAAAAGCATTAAGAGAACAATTAGGAAATGATATTTCTCAGGTGAGAATTTCTGTGATTTTATCACCTTGTCCTCATGCTAGTGGTAAAGAAGCAAGTATAGCTAGTTCCTATCCTGAAGTAGATAGAGTTCAAGCACCTGAGCGTTTTTGGCAGTTCTTATTAACAGGAAAAACAGCAGAAAATTGGGAATGGAGAAAAAAAGGTGTAGTTGTATTTCTGGGAGGAGATCAAATTTTCCCGGTTATTATTGGTAAAAAATTAGGATATAAAACCGTAGTTTATGCAGAATGGGAAGCACGTTGGCATAATTTTATAGACAATTTTGGAGTCATGAAAGCGCAAGTTATAAAAAATGTCTCACCTAAATATAGTCATAAGTTTACCGTAGTCGGTGATTTGATGTTAGAAGCCGCAGGGGAGCAGGGGAGCAGGGGAGCAGGGGAGCAGGGGAGCAGGGGAGAAGAATTAATTGGGATGTTACCAGGTTCAAAAGCAGCAAAGTTAACTCAAGGTGTACCATTAACTTTGGCTATTGCAGAATATATTCATACTAAAAGACCAGAAATTAAATTTTTTATTCCCGTAGCACCTACTTTAGATTTAGCAACTTTAGCTGATTTTGCTAATCCTGAAAATAACAAATTTACAAAAGTTTTTGGTTGTCAAGGTGCATCTTTAATAGATAATGTTCTCAAAACTTCCACAGGCTTAACAGTGGAATTACGACAAGAAAACCCAGCTTATCATTTATTATCTCAATGTGCCTTATGTTTAACTACTGTTGGTGCAAATACCGCAGAATTAGGCGCTTTAGGAGTACCAATGATTGTATTATTACCCACCCAACAATTAGATGCAATGCGTTCTTGGGATGGTTTACCGGGACTATTAGCAAATTTACCGGGTGTAGGTTCAAGTTTTGCTAAATTAATTAATTGGTGGGCTTTTAAAAATAAAGGTTTATTAGCTTGGCCAAATATTTGGGCGCAAGCGGAAATTGTACCAGAATTAGTCGGTAAATTGCAACCGCAAGCAGTGGGAGAAATGGTTTTAGATTTATTAGAAAATCCAGAAAAATTAGCAGTAATGAAAGATAAATTACGCAGTGCTAGAGGTGAAGGTGGTGCAGCGCAAAAGTTAGCAAATTTAGTCCAAAAAGAGATAGAAACCTTGTGA
- a CDS encoding uracil-DNA glycosylase: protein MNSDTQLSLFNESNFNQKDLIPTDAKIPIPSGTYANMADLAQHCNSCHRCSLGENRTHAVVGRGNLQAKIMIIGEAPGQNEDETGLPFVGKSGQLLDKILASVNLSTEQDVYISNINKCRPPENRVPIPDEMAACKPYLLEQIRLVDPKIILLTGATAVKGITGSKQGITKIRGQWIDWEGRLCMPIFHPSYLLRNPSREQGSPKWLMWQDIQAVRAKYDEIRE from the coding sequence ATGAACAGCGACACCCAACTCAGCCTCTTTAACGAATCAAACTTTAATCAAAAAGACCTGATTCCCACAGACGCGAAAATTCCTATTCCCTCTGGCACTTATGCAAATATGGCGGACTTAGCACAGCACTGTAACAGTTGCCATCGTTGTAGTTTAGGTGAAAATCGCACTCATGCTGTAGTTGGACGCGGCAACCTCCAAGCTAAAATCATGATTATTGGGGAAGCACCAGGGCAAAACGAAGACGAAACTGGTTTACCATTTGTGGGTAAATCTGGACAACTGCTAGATAAAATCCTGGCATCTGTAAATTTGAGTACCGAGCAGGATGTATATATCAGTAATATAAACAAATGTCGTCCACCGGAAAACCGAGTTCCCATCCCTGACGAAATGGCGGCTTGTAAACCTTATTTATTAGAACAAATTCGCCTAGTTGACCCAAAAATCATTTTATTAACAGGTGCAACTGCTGTTAAAGGAATTACAGGCAGTAAACAAGGAATTACGAAAATTCGCGGACAGTGGATAGACTGGGAAGGGCGTTTATGTATGCCTATTTTCCATCCTTCTTATTTGTTGCGTAACCCTTCTAGGGAACAAGGCTCACCCAAATGGTTGATGTGGCAAGATATACAAGCTGTTAGGGCTAAATATGATGAGATTCGAGAATAA
- a CDS encoding helix-turn-helix domain-containing protein: MSQLITEEMTQVKSFFHLAPGETEIMTMASAYLFNIPGNPTIHISKDELRSLLREIESELHRSKVYRLAVANVQKLLGSSDEQATNLFKAVGREAITLAFQQFARKQESVTNNDLPVDDTELSNVNLEQSSNSPLSLKSLASNPQTELVDTTPSNLPSTSKTESKSDLVANKTIEEQEPKTKTPIQWLWQNQKLSKRERSAQLAAEQRLESLRQIGEQLKQARESQGLTLQKLNIYTHISTHQMEAVENANLDILPEDILIRGFIRVMANALGLNGTILANSLPVLNQSKSVLPSWYQAKNYPGQLNLEIGPLHLYVGYTALVAGAVGGLSLISQQANNHTVQNSQVIIPTSSSLCESTQKTEANLKAGIKSKTIGVCLGSDISPPEAF; encoded by the coding sequence ATGTCGCAATTAATTACAGAAGAAATGACACAGGTAAAATCATTTTTTCATCTAGCACCCGGAGAGACTGAGATCATGACTATGGCATCTGCGTACTTATTCAATATTCCTGGCAATCCTACTATTCACATTAGTAAAGATGAATTGCGATCGCTACTGAGAGAGATAGAATCTGAACTGCATCGTAGTAAAGTTTATCGCCTAGCGGTAGCTAATGTGCAGAAGTTACTTGGTTCATCGGATGAACAAGCCACAAATTTATTTAAAGCCGTCGGTAGAGAAGCGATTACTTTAGCATTTCAGCAATTTGCCCGCAAACAGGAGTCTGTTACAAATAACGATCTTCCGGTAGATGACACTGAGTTATCAAATGTAAATCTCGAACAATCTAGTAATTCACCACTAAGCTTAAAAAGTCTGGCATCAAACCCACAAACAGAATTAGTAGATACTACTCCCAGCAATTTGCCATCAACATCTAAAACTGAATCAAAATCGGATTTAGTAGCAAATAAAACCATAGAAGAACAAGAACCGAAAACAAAAACACCAATACAATGGCTATGGCAAAATCAAAAACTTTCTAAACGTGAAAGATCAGCACAACTAGCAGCAGAACAGCGGTTAGAAAGTCTGCGTCAAATTGGAGAACAACTTAAACAGGCACGGGAATCTCAAGGTCTAACGCTGCAAAAACTAAATATTTACACTCATATATCAACTCATCAAATGGAAGCAGTGGAAAATGCAAATTTAGATATATTGCCAGAAGATATCTTGATTCGTGGTTTTATCCGCGTTATGGCCAATGCTTTAGGATTAAATGGCACAATTTTAGCTAATTCCTTACCCGTACTCAATCAGTCTAAATCCGTTTTACCATCTTGGTATCAAGCCAAAAATTATCCAGGACAATTAAATTTAGAAATTGGTCCCCTACATTTATATGTAGGCTACACAGCCCTTGTAGCTGGAGCAGTGGGAGGATTATCCCTAATTTCTCAGCAAGCAAACAATCACACAGTCCAAAATTCCCAAGTGATAATTCCCACATCTTCATCATTATGTGAATCAACTCAAAAGACGGAAGCAAATCTTAAAGCAGGGATCAAGTCTAAGACTATTGGTGTTTGTTTGGGGTCTGATATTTCTCCACCAGAAGCATTTTGA
- a CDS encoding RodZ domain-containing protein: protein MVLVFTREVRKVTVLNESQEEQLKEITANLRHIRQEKSIRLEEVAMHTHIRLGFLQALDEWRFEELPEPVFVQGFIRRYADKLGLDGMALAKRFEINLFPPASNNSTLPSPLYIPLFVPYIFLLIAASGGLFYLLKSEFTGKSLAYRQNPILSVQQKTVQSPVSQVVSTPSPSQTNTPISTPSPSPTNTPISDVVVSLELKGKSWVQVKADGKTDFEGTLSKGERKTWTAKNALTVRSGNAGVVLVSVNDQELQLLGNAGEVKEVTYNSQKSEVSSQRQRKNN from the coding sequence ATGGTTTTAGTATTTACTCGTGAGGTGAGGAAAGTGACTGTTTTAAATGAATCCCAAGAAGAACAGCTAAAAGAAATAACTGCCAATTTACGACATATCAGACAAGAAAAATCTATACGGCTAGAAGAAGTCGCTATGCACACACATATTCGACTAGGTTTTTTACAAGCTTTAGACGAATGGCGATTTGAGGAGTTACCTGAGCCTGTGTTTGTGCAAGGATTTATCCGCCGCTATGCAGATAAATTAGGACTAGATGGCATGGCTTTAGCCAAAAGGTTTGAAATTAATCTTTTCCCTCCAGCATCTAATAATTCAACCCTGCCATCACCTTTATATATACCACTTTTTGTTCCTTACATTTTCTTATTAATAGCTGCTTCTGGGGGACTTTTTTATTTACTCAAATCTGAATTTACAGGTAAGTCACTGGCTTATAGACAAAACCCAATATTGAGCGTTCAACAAAAAACTGTACAGTCTCCTGTTAGTCAAGTTGTGTCCACACCGTCACCTTCTCAAACTAATACACCTATTTCCACACCGTCACCTTCTCCAACTAATACACCTATTTCCGATGTTGTAGTTTCCTTAGAACTTAAAGGTAAATCATGGGTACAAGTAAAAGCTGATGGCAAAACTGACTTTGAAGGAACTTTAAGCAAAGGAGAACGCAAAACCTGGACAGCAAAAAATGCTTTGACTGTGCGTTCTGGTAATGCGGGTGTGGTGTTGGTGTCTGTAAATGATCAAGAACTACAACTATTAGGAAATGCGGGTGAGGTTAAAGAAGTTACATATAATAGTCAGAAGTCAGAAGTCAGTAGTCAGCGGCAAAGAAAAAACAACTGA
- the gatA gene encoding Asp-tRNA(Asn)/Glu-tRNA(Gln) amidotransferase subunit GatA encodes MASIRELHEQLVKKERSAVEITQEALDRIQALEPKLHSFLTVTAQQALEQARAVDAKIAAGEEIGILAGIPIGVKDNMCTKGIRTTCASKILENFIPPYESTVTQKLAQAGSVTVGKTNLDEFAMGSSTENSAYQVTANPWDISRVPGGSSGGSAAAVAAEECVVSIGSDTGGSIRQPASFCGVVGMKPTYGLVSRYGLVAYASSLDQIGPFGRSVEDAAILLNAIAGYDPQDSTSLKVEIPDYTANLTPDLKGKKLKIGVIKETFGEGLDPEVEASVNQAIAQLEALGAEIHYISCPRFRYGVPSYYIIAPSEASANLARYDGVKYGLRSPDADNLLSMYTRTRATGFGTEVKRRIMIGTYALSAGYYDAYYLKAQKVRTLIKEDFETAFQQVDVLVCPTAPTTAFQAGEKITDPLSMYLNDLMTIPVNLAGLPGISVPCGFDSKGLPIGLQLIGKVLREDQLLQVAYAYEQSTTWHLQKAKIA; translated from the coding sequence ATGGCATCCATCCGCGAGTTGCACGAACAGCTAGTAAAAAAAGAACGTTCTGCCGTTGAAATTACTCAAGAAGCCCTAGATCGCATTCAAGCATTAGAACCAAAACTGCACAGTTTCTTAACTGTCACGGCACAACAGGCTTTAGAACAGGCTCGTGCTGTGGATGCAAAAATCGCTGCCGGGGAAGAAATCGGTATTTTAGCAGGGATTCCCATCGGTGTAAAAGATAATATGTGTACCAAGGGTATTCGTACTACCTGCGCTTCTAAAATTCTAGAAAACTTTATCCCACCCTATGAATCCACAGTAACGCAAAAATTAGCTCAAGCTGGGTCAGTAACGGTTGGTAAAACCAACTTGGACGAGTTTGCAATGGGTAGTTCCACAGAAAACTCCGCTTATCAAGTCACTGCTAATCCTTGGGATATTTCACGGGTTCCCGGTGGTTCTTCTGGTGGTTCGGCGGCGGCTGTAGCGGCTGAAGAATGCGTTGTATCCATAGGTTCAGACACGGGGGGTTCGATTCGTCAACCGGCTTCTTTTTGCGGTGTTGTAGGCATGAAACCGACTTACGGGTTAGTTTCCCGTTATGGTTTGGTAGCTTATGCGTCATCTTTGGATCAAATTGGTCCCTTTGGTCGGAGTGTGGAAGATGCGGCGATTTTATTAAATGCGATCGCAGGTTACGATCCCCAAGACTCCACCAGTTTAAAAGTAGAAATTCCTGATTACACTGCCAATTTAACACCAGATTTAAAAGGCAAAAAACTGAAAATTGGTGTCATTAAAGAAACCTTTGGTGAAGGTTTAGATCCAGAAGTAGAAGCATCTGTAAATCAAGCGATCGCTCAATTAGAAGCTTTAGGTGCAGAAATTCATTATATTTCCTGTCCCCGTTTCCGCTATGGCGTACCCAGCTACTACATTATCGCCCCATCGGAAGCATCAGCCAACCTAGCTCGTTACGATGGTGTTAAATATGGCTTACGTTCTCCAGATGCAGACAACCTGCTTTCCATGTACACCCGTACCCGTGCTACCGGCTTTGGTACGGAAGTGAAACGCCGGATTATGATTGGTACTTATGCCCTGAGTGCCGGTTATTATGATGCCTACTACTTGAAAGCACAAAAAGTCCGCACATTGATTAAAGAAGACTTTGAAACAGCCTTTCAACAAGTTGATGTTTTAGTTTGTCCCACTGCACCAACTACAGCATTTCAAGCCGGTGAAAAAATTACCGATCCCTTGAGTATGTATTTAAATGACTTAATGACTATTCCCGTCAATCTTGCCGGGTTACCTGGTATTAGCGTACCTTGTGGTTTTGACAGCAAAGGTCTACCAATTGGATTACAGCTAATTGGTAAAGTATTAAGAGAAGACCAACTTTTACAAGTAGCCTATGCTTATGAGCAATCAACTACTTGGCATCTGCAAAAAGCGAAAATAGCTTAA